The sequence below is a genomic window from Theobroma cacao cultivar B97-61/B2 chromosome 6, Criollo_cocoa_genome_V2, whole genome shotgun sequence.
TCTACTTTCCAAATGAACCTGCATAAATATTGCCAAAAGTGGAATGCCCTGTGAAATGATATCTCAACTTAAGAAGGAAAGGAATAAAAGCAAGTGTTCCTTTGTGAAAAGCAACCAAGCTGATTGTGCAACTCAGAATCAAGAACAAGAATCTGTTTTGCTTTATACATTTGGCATTATCCAGGAAGAATTTTTGTCAGATTCATAAATAATGATGcaaaactttctttttctaggaggAGATAATCTTCTTTCTCATCCACTGGCTTCTCATAAGCTCATTCAAAGATCGCAGCTGCAGCCAAGAAAGGTGTTTATATAATCAAAGAATGGTTCTGATAAAGCCActgtattttttattcatatttcaaCTATTTTTTTGGGCATAAGCAACCCCTCGAATTTGCACTAGCGAAACCACTCAAGAATTAATCAAAACATTTAGGTAAGGTAAAGTAAATGATGCCACTAAAGTCCAAATACCATAAAGAGACCATAGTACCTCAAAGGGAGTTATCTCTAGCAGATGCATGGCAATGACAGTCCACATTTAAGGTGGTGCTTGCTGCATTACATCTTGCCCTTAACCTCTTTTTGGCAACAAAAATAGTCtggaggaatttgaaatcCAACTCCACCCCAGGGAGGGTGCTTGAAATCAAATGAAAGTTAAATTCATTTAATTTGGGAACGTTTAGTAGCgaatttattaatgaaattcatTTAGAATAAATCACAATATTGCTTGGAATTAAAAAGCTTGTACAAAAAGGGCATTCATTATCCAATAACAATCATGCAAGGAAAATTTCAACAGTACCTCCAAGCAGCATAAATGAAGATTAGATTCTGGTTTCCAGACTGGTAATATAATCTGCAACAACAAAGGCCATAAAAGTGAAATGCCGAGGCTATGCTATGGAGAAACTCTTCACCCTGTTCTAAGTGTTAGAAAAGTAAAACGAGAACATAAAAATGTAGTACTGCTGCTCCTTTGTATGTTAACAAGTGGGAATTGCAATCCCATCTGATCTTCCCTTTACTTTGTTCCAAAAATTATAGGGTTAAACTATGAATCTTAACTCTTCAATTAAAGGGATAACACCCAACAGATCAAGCATGGCttatataactatttataaccAGAAGCACCAACTTAAAAAGGGGTGATGCTTAAAGTTTCTGTTTTGCGATAGTCGAAAGTGCTATCTTACTTGCTACCATCCTCAAAATGCCTGTCATATGGCATGTTACAGTTACAGCCACAAATACATTTCTACTACCAGACAAGATCCATCTTGATGAAAGGGATAAAAAGTATTATACTCCTATTGAGCTGAAGTCTAAACAATACTTGggcatcttttttttttttttcctttcttattttttcaatcattTGTATACACATTGCAATAAATTGTTGGTTGCAAGCAAAACTAAAGCAAGctgtaaaaaaaaactacaaaaTTGAGGGCCAAAAGCCAAAATTCTACACATTATACACACACCCAATTTGGGTAGAGCCAACCTTCAATTTTTACCCTCAATGGCCATGGAGTAGAGTGTGACGTAATCGTATCACCTTGAACCATCTATAACCATTTACAAGTGCTCCAATCTTAGAGAAGGAAAGCAACATATCACTGTTGCGCGAATCCCCCAGCAAGGCAATGGAGAAATAGGTATCACTGATTGCAGCTTAGATATGAAAGAAGAGGATCCAATCTGTCGGGAGAAGTTTGGCATAATTCACTATCAATCTATTGAATGTGACTGAGCATACTCATGAAGCCTCTGCTTAAGGTTCTGCAATAAGGGAGAACCTCAGAATTACTAATCATAAGGAAAGGGAAGAgaggggagagagagagagagagacagattAAAATATAGTACTAGCAATCACCTTTAATTCATAATGGAGCACAACAAATATTTTCTTCAGTCTTTTGTGCCTCTGCAAATCAAAACAGCACTTCAGTCAGAACAGAATTCCTAcaggaaaattttcaattttaaaagtaaaagaaggATAGACATGACTCAAGCAAATACTAGGAGCATTTCTGAAGCCAGGCGATAAGGCATATAACAGTGACAATTTCAACACTCCTTGCatttctcaataatagaaAATACTGAAATTTTCAGACAAGATCAAAGCAACAGATACCATTCAAGTTCATTAAGACTGTAACCACAAAAGATTCTGCTTGTTATCCAATTATTATTATGCACAAACTTCTTCCAGACAATCACATGAGAAAGTAATTTCGACGCTAGTCAATGATCTTATCCATCACACTGTTCTGCTCATCATCTGAAGATCCTCCTTATATAAGAGAAGATTGCTTGCTTCTCAGCCATTTATCATCTTCTTACTACATTAAATCACAGTATATGAATGTAGGGCCATGTAGGCAGAATTCTAACTTTAAACTGcattaatatttaaactttATATTACACtgaaattcaatttatcaggCAAATAGAATGATTAGACAAAATCTTGTCAGTCGGTTCCACATCTAGAGACATTCTGCTATCATTAAGAAAAAGGATATATCGTAAAGAAACAAAGGATATATCATAAAGAAACTAGATAGAGAAATATACCATTCCACACTGTTGATAAGACTCCAGCAATAGATTCAAGGTCTTATAATATTTATCCATGTCCCTATCTTTCGAATATTCGAGGTCCTTACCCAGCTTTTCAAAGTCATTCCTATAAGTGAGAGGTTATGCCAAACAGCAGTTCATCAAACAAGTCAGAACACAAATACAAAATGCGGCAAGACCTCATAAATGAGCAAAGCAATTCCAAATAATACCTATAAGTTTGTAGGGTCTTGTCCAAGTCATTGTAAGATTCATATTTTTCACGAAACTCATTCATATATTCTTCATACCTAacataaaaaacacaaaaaatagTTAGTTTCAATTAGATGTCACAGTCCTCTAAAATTCAACATGGCCATGATCATTTAAAAGAAACAGTCAAACAGATACATCAACAAATATAACTACTTACTGAGATGAATCCTTGATTGGTCCCCTGTACTCTGGCTCATCTTTTTCATGCTTAGAATAAGGACAACACTCTTCATCAGAAGAAGACCCCCTTTTCCTTCGACCATTAACATTGCCCTCCGCCAAAACTGTATCCTTACGCCCATCAGTCACATCCACCATTTTATTAGATGCAAGTGTTTTACTGTCCTTTATGACCTGGGACACTGATCCTCGTTTTGATTCCTGCGGTTGTGAGGCACTAGCTGGTGCTTTCTTGTGGCTTTCACCATAACCCTCCAGATCAACTCCCAGTTTTGCACCAGTTTCATTCTGTCTGGTTTTACTACTAGTATCTGCCAATTTGTTAGAGTGTGACCCAACTTCTGGACGGTCTACTCTTGAGAGATGTTGCGGCTGAGACTGAACAACCCTAAGATGTGATCTTGTCAAATCTTCAACATGATATTCTGGGGTTCTTCTAAGCCCGCTTAGATTGGGTGGAGATGGCTTTCCTGAATCCCAATTTGTCTTCCCAACAGATTTGCCCCTGCTGAGATCAGGATTAAAGTTCTCTGAGGTGCTTGGTCCACTGCCTGACTGTTTAAAGGAactttttctctcaaattgcTTCTTTATTGGAGTTTCCTCAACCAATGGCTCACGAATCTCGCCTAACTCTAAGTGTGAAAGCTCTCTTTGGAGCATATTGCTTTTCCCATTAACCGGATATCTATCTGCAGTAACCCTGCTGTTATCCTTCGGGGGAGAATTAATGTATGAGCTTGAAATTTGTCCAGCATCCTTGAACTTTCCAACAGTTTCACCAAGTTTCCTGTGATGAAAATCAGAGGGCACAGCATTTTTACCTCCAGCACCACCTTCCTTAGTATTTCTTGGTAACTTTTTGTCCTTCATTAAACCATCCTCATTTTGAGTGTCCCTAGAAGGGTTATCCTTTTGAATGAAATGACCTTCATGCACACTCTTCTCAGAGAACTTACGACCATGTCCTGAGCTCTCAGTATGTTTCATAGGCCTTTCTGCTGCAATAGTAGCCTTTGCCCAAGCACCTTGATCAGAAGGCCTACGACCAGATTGATGAAAATCTGAACTAGATTTTCTTGGAAACACCTGATTGTATCCCTTTTGAGAGCCAAAATCAGCATGTTCTTCTCTGTCACCTTTATTCATCATTTGAACAGAAGAGCTTTGGTAAGGGTCATCTATGGGTCTATTAGGAGAAAAATTACGAATACTCCCAAAAAAATTGGGATCTCTACTCCCAGAAACATGCGGTTGAGACAAGCTTTCTGACTTCAATCTTTTAGTACGTTCAGACTTCTCATCTATGTGCTTCAGATCAGATCCTCTTTTGGATTTAGCTTTGGGTAACCTCTCAGAGTTATCAGATTGCTCATGCCTGACACTATCCTTAACAAGATTTTCTGCATCATCAAACAGATTTCCTATGAAATTTTGACGCTCCTGGAGTTCATCACAATCAGATGAAGAGGGTTTTGCTCCTTCCTCAGGTTTTTCACCCTCTTTTCTAGTACTGACAGCCATTCCAATTTGCTGTTCATCTTCAGGCAAGTCTTTCTCAATGTCGACACCATCTGATCCATGACCTTCAACATCAACAGCATCAGATCCATTACCTTCAATATCAACTGCATCAGATCCATCACCATCTTGATTTTCATCCATCCCATTCTGTAAAGGCCTGTCATGTTCAGTTTGCCATGGTATAGGTGATTGCACCACTCCTGGTTCAGAGGCCTGTAAATCCTGCTTGGTCTCTTTGTAATCATCACTTGTCATTATATCCACATCCTCATCAGACCCTTCCTTGCTGTTGGAAGAAGCATCACTTTCACTGTCACTGCTACTACCGCTCCCACTTCCTGCTGGGCTTCCACTCCTGCTCCTACTCCTACTGCGGCTTCCACTGTCACTTCCACTATCACTGCTGTCACTGTCACTATCACTATCACTTCCACTGTCACTAGCACTATTTGCCTGCCCCTCACTATTGTCAGAAGCTTTTCTGTCACCGCCCAAATCAGGTGAATGTTGTTGGATGTCAATTTGTTCTAACACATTTGATTCTACCCCAAGTTTAGAGTCTAAATGGTTCTGTTCCTCCATTTCACTAACTTTCTCCACTATGCTTGCTACTGGAGCAGGGGTCTGGTCATGGTTTTCTTCAGGAGCTGGAGTCTGATGATGGTTATCTTCAGGTGAACTGCAAAATAAAGACAAACAACATTATGGCATGCTGCATGTGTTTATTGATAACTATGTTAGATTATCATTAAACAGAAAACAACAAGAAGATTAATAATAACCATAGTAACAATTAATTCCAGataatcaagaaaaattttaatggcATGAGATTCCACAAATTGTTAAATCTGAAGCTACCTAAACAATGAGTTCCCTAAACGCAcagactaaataaaaataaaaatggataaTTACATGAAACATTACATTTTGAATTTCATCCATTGAATAGCAGTGCTTGTAAGAGAAAAAGTCATTGTCTCTTTTTAGTAGATCAAAGCTAACCTATCTATATATACAAAACTTAGTTAAAGTCTTTCTTAGCTTCCCTATTAAAATCACGTCCTGAGTTAAAATTGCAGACTCAACATTGACCTCACCTTGAACTTTTAACATTAACTCTCCAATGCTAAGTGAACAATTAGACATGTAGTAATTTCATTGAGGAACCTAAGGAACTTCACCTCAGTCCTCAGTCCTACCTATATATAATAAGAATAGCATCAACTAtgaacatgaaaaaaaaaaaaggcaagagaattcaatttcaataaaaattgatCAAATTAAGCCCATTGGAAATAAGAATGGCAGGTACCTTCCACTTTCAGACGAAGGTTTCTTTAAGCTATCCAACTCCACTCCTGGTTTCAAGAAATATCTACCTGGAGCTTGGAAAGTTGCAATCTGGTGCTCAAAAATAAAGGAAGGCATAAGATCACATACTATTCTTAAAAATAGTTGCATCAAGGATTTCCATTGCTTACTTTTTTTACAATTGTCTCAATCTTTCGGGCCGAGTTTGGAATTGTGTCCCCAACAGCTTTCTCTAAGGCCTGTAGCCAtttcagagagagagagagagtaagAGATAAAATGATCCAAAATGAAAGTGAAGCCAACAACATACACCATCAGCAAAAGAGatacaattattttaaaactttcaCTTAATCCTTGCCCTTACCTTTAAGCTCATCCCCTTGGGATTCTCCTTCAGTAGAGTAATCAGCAGACTCTGCAAGTCCATTGGCTTAGGTCCAAAGTTTCCTCTGCGCCCAGGCATCTCACGCACTGCACCAGTAGCCCTGGTTGGTATTTCTTTCTCAGAGCTGGAAGCATTTTCTTTGCTCTTCACCTGGGGAGGCATGACATCCTCAATGCCTGAGTGAACCTTGGAGATATTTCCTATTCCAATAGGAGATGCTGCAGCACCAGAGCGCTCAGGTGGAGACGGTATAGGGGAAGTTGAGCGTCCTCCTTTTGCATTAGAAGCTGAAATTAATCCAGATTTATAGCCAGACTTAGGAGGGCCTCCAACAGCCGCTGGTGCATGACACATACATTGCAAAAACTTATTAAGAAACCTAAACAGAAGCAAAAAAAACTGAAACCATTTAAAAGTATAATCTCAACAACTCTTACAGATTGTTACTTTTGGAGAGACCATGCAAAAAACATAAGAtagttttcatactttaattaattaaatgagatTCAAATGATTTACCTTGAGCCGTCTCAACTTTCCGCTTCTTAAAAGCAGGCTCCTTCTTCTTGAAGTGTGACTTCCACGGACTAGCTGGAAACATAAGAGACATATAACACTGAGATTTAAGCTTTAAAAAGTGATCTTCTTTTATCTTAAATGTTCTCTACCAGCAACTACTTTCCgtgaaaatcattttaaatgggTTTTTTTCTTCCATAATATTTTAGTATGTATCATGCACACGAGTTAGTTTTCCTAAAGCAATTGAAGTCCAAGGCTAGCAATACATATCAGAAGAATAATCGTCAATACTGTGGGAATGTGGGATTGCATGAATGAAAAAGTAGGTTGAAGATGCCATCTTGATTAGCATGGGCATCAAAGCAATTTAATAAGCAGCATATGAGTAGGAcctcaaaagaaaattaaatccacAAATAAAGCACCATAAGGACATATGCGAGGGAAGAGATCTTAAATAGACCTAAGTCCTAGCATACCCTCATCGTAATGCTTCTTACTACATCAGTACCTTTCTACATGTCAGAAAAGGCAAATATAGTGACTACGGGTTATGGAAGTAAAGAGAGGGCACAAACataacatcacaaataaaagCTTACCCTCAGCAGCAGCTAATTGCTTTATTTGATTCTTCATGGAAGGGTTTCCATGGTCTAATACAATAGCTCTGTCATCAAtaccaaaagaagaaaggataaaatcaataatcatCATTTAACTTAACCTTATTTCCAGAAGTACCCAGCAATATAAGAATGTAGCATCGTATAATATTTACAACACTGAATAACCAGGAtgacataaaatataaaagaaaagccAGAGTTTCTTCACGAAACATAATCAGATAGAAGAATCCAAAATTTTAATGCTCGGAAACGATAAAAATTGACTAAAATCCAGACTAAGCTTCTTAATCAGAAGGGTTTCTGAAATTGTTTGAGTTGCTGTCTCTGCAATTGTATTGGGAGAGTTATGCACATCTCTTTTCTGAATGTTCATTTTCAGCTCATATCCATTCTGAGTTCTTAAGGAAGCACTATGACATCAGAAATACTGCAAAAGATTCGGTGGTGAGCTTTGGCTATTTTGATGATAGATAAgcaaagtgagaagaattatTTAGCTGCTATTATATATTGAATCTGAATGAGAGAACAATAGTTTTAGGAGGtgatttaaaagattatatttAGCAAATTATTATCGATATTGATTTGAGACTAATTTGATTGAGTTACTATAGGTAGATTAAGAACAGTTTATTTATAACTGAAACACGGGAGGTGAGCTTCAATGTGAGAAAGAACCCTTGTAATGGATGAAGCATAATGTTTTAAACAATGGTGATGGATCTCTATCTGAGAATACATGAGGATATGAAAGTGTTCTGAAGAATTCTCAAGGTGATGCAGAGCTTGCTTTCACAGAAATTTGCTTGCCTACAACTGTTCCACAGCATTAattagaagaaataaaaaaagaccCAAAGATTGCACTTCTGCATAGCATTTCCCTTATTACTGTTTCTTCATGTTCTCACAATGCTATCAGGATTTGAAGAGAAGGGAGAGATGGCCTTGCAGGGCTAAAAGACTGGTTCAGGAGATAATGAAATTTCAGCAGAGTTTTGATCAATGTATCGGCAAACATGTGTATGGAGAAACCAATTCTCTACCTAATTATTCTGTAGCATTTTGTGGTATTGCATGAGGTGTCCACAAAAAGAAGTTG
It includes:
- the LOC18596102 gene encoding dentin sialophosphoprotein isoform X1, encoding MYGGSSKLGRGGGGGRGGGGPRNRSSFPPPPPHRPAAPAGRLSLGSAPRNRPGVGGGLGPAPAVEESFSLVSGNNPLAFAMIIRLAPDLVEEIRRLEAQGGTARIKFDSIPTNPSGNVIDVGGKEFRFTWSREFVDLCDIYEERQSGEDGNGLLVESGCAWRKLNVQRVLDESMTNHVKMRSEEAERKHKSRKAIVLDHGNPSMKNQIKQLAAAEASPWKSHFKKKEPAFKKRKVETAQAAVGGPPKSGYKSGLISASNAKGGRSTSPIPSPPERSGAAASPIGIGNISKVHSGIEDVMPPQVKSKENASSSEKEIPTRATGAVREMPGRRGNFGPKPMDLQSLLITLLKENPKGMSLKALEKAVGDTIPNSARKIETIVKKIATFQAPGRYFLKPGVELDSLKKPSSESGSSPEDNHHQTPAPEENHDQTPAPVASIVEKVSEMEEQNHLDSKLGVESNVLEQIDIQQHSPDLGGDRKASDNSEGQANSASDSGSDSDSDSDSSDSGSDSGSRSRSRSRSGSPAGSGSGSSSDSESDASSNSKEGSDEDVDIMTSDDYKETKQDLQASEPGVVQSPIPWQTEHDRPLQNGMDENQDGDGSDAVDIEGNGSDAVDVEGHGSDGVDIEKDLPEDEQQIGMAVSTRKEGEKPEEGAKPSSSDCDELQERQNFIGNLFDDAENLVKDSVRHEQSDNSERLPKAKSKRGSDLKHIDEKSERTKRLKSESLSQPHVSGSRDPNFFGSIRNFSPNRPIDDPYQSSSVQMMNKGDREEHADFGSQKGYNQVFPRKSSSDFHQSGRRPSDQGAWAKATIAAERPMKHTESSGHGRKFSEKSVHEGHFIQKDNPSRDTQNEDGLMKDKKLPRNTKEGGAGGKNAVPSDFHHRKLGETVGKFKDAGQISSSYINSPPKDNSRVTADRYPVNGKSNMLQRELSHLELGEIREPLVEETPIKKQFERKSSFKQSGSGPSTSENFNPDLSRGKSVGKTNWDSGKPSPPNLSGLRRTPEYHVEDLTRSHLRVVQSQPQHLSRVDRPEVGSHSNKLADTSSKTRQNETGAKLGVDLEGYGESHKKAPASASQPQESKRGSVSQVIKDSKTLASNKMVDVTDGRKDTVLAEGNVNGRRKRGSSSDEECCPYSKHEKDEPEYRGPIKDSSQYEEYMNEFREKYESYNDLDKTLQTYRNDFEKLGKDLEYSKDRDMDKYYKTLNLLLESYQQCGMRHKRLKKIFVVLHYELKNLKQRLHEYAQSHSID
- the LOC18596102 gene encoding dentin sialophosphoprotein isoform X2; translation: MYGGSSKLGRGGGGGRGGGGPRNRSSFPPPPPHRPAAPAGRLSLGSAPRNRPGVGGGLGPAPAVEESFSLVSGNNPLAFAMIIRLAPDLVEEIRRLEAQGGTARIKFDSIPTNPSGNVIDVGGKEFRFTWSREFVDLCDIYEERQSGEDGNGLLVESGCAWRKLNVQRVLDESMTNHVKMRSEEAERKHKSRKAIVLDHGNPSMKNQIKQLAAAEASPWKSHFKKKEPAFKKRKVETAQASNAKGGRSTSPIPSPPERSGAAASPIGIGNISKVHSGIEDVMPPQVKSKENASSSEKEIPTRATGAVREMPGRRGNFGPKPMDLQSLLITLLKENPKGMSLKALEKAVGDTIPNSARKIETIVKKIATFQAPGRYFLKPGVELDSLKKPSSESGSSPEDNHHQTPAPEENHDQTPAPVASIVEKVSEMEEQNHLDSKLGVESNVLEQIDIQQHSPDLGGDRKASDNSEGQANSASDSGSDSDSDSDSSDSGSDSGSRSRSRSRSGSPAGSGSGSSSDSESDASSNSKEGSDEDVDIMTSDDYKETKQDLQASEPGVVQSPIPWQTEHDRPLQNGMDENQDGDGSDAVDIEGNGSDAVDVEGHGSDGVDIEKDLPEDEQQIGMAVSTRKEGEKPEEGAKPSSSDCDELQERQNFIGNLFDDAENLVKDSVRHEQSDNSERLPKAKSKRGSDLKHIDEKSERTKRLKSESLSQPHVSGSRDPNFFGSIRNFSPNRPIDDPYQSSSVQMMNKGDREEHADFGSQKGYNQVFPRKSSSDFHQSGRRPSDQGAWAKATIAAERPMKHTESSGHGRKFSEKSVHEGHFIQKDNPSRDTQNEDGLMKDKKLPRNTKEGGAGGKNAVPSDFHHRKLGETVGKFKDAGQISSSYINSPPKDNSRVTADRYPVNGKSNMLQRELSHLELGEIREPLVEETPIKKQFERKSSFKQSGSGPSTSENFNPDLSRGKSVGKTNWDSGKPSPPNLSGLRRTPEYHVEDLTRSHLRVVQSQPQHLSRVDRPEVGSHSNKLADTSSKTRQNETGAKLGVDLEGYGESHKKAPASASQPQESKRGSVSQVIKDSKTLASNKMVDVTDGRKDTVLAEGNVNGRRKRGSSSDEECCPYSKHEKDEPEYRGPIKDSSQYEEYMNEFREKYESYNDLDKTLQTYRNDFEKLGKDLEYSKDRDMDKYYKTLNLLLESYQQCGMRHKRLKKIFVVLHYELKNLKQRLHEYAQSHSID